The Pyrus communis chromosome 2, drPyrComm1.1, whole genome shotgun sequence genome includes a window with the following:
- the LOC137725962 gene encoding scopoletin glucosyltransferase-like, translated as MGRENRDFHICFFPFMAHGHMIPISDMAKLFASQGVKTTIVTTPLNAPIISKATQSSKTCSSGVEVKIKIIKFPSVEAGLPEGCEHVDSLPSPEFRTNFYKATSLLQEPLEHLLLQENPSCLVADVLFHWATDAAAKFDIPRLIFHGFSFFAMAASDIVTKYEPFKNTSSDSDPFMIPDFPGEITMTRAQVPDHVKENIENDLTRMVKRAKEAEKTSYGIVVNSFYELESVYADYYRNVLGMKAWHIGPVSLCNRNNEEKALRGKATSINEHDFLKWLESKEPNSVVYVCFGSVAKFNASQLKEIAMGLEASGHDFIWVVRAGQDYDMEKEEWLPEGFEDRMEGRGLIIRGWAPQVLILDHGAVGGFVTHCGWNSTLEGIASGLPMVTWPVAAEQFYNEKLVTQVLKIGVGVGAQKWVRVVGDSVKKEAVEKAVRRIMVGVEAQEMRSRARELAEQAKRAIEKGGSSHSDLNALIEELSSH; from the coding sequence ATGGGTAGAGAAAATCGTGATTTCCACATCTGTTTCTTTCCTTTCATGGCTCATGGCCACATGATACCGATCTCCGACATGGCCAAGCTCTTTGCATCCCAAGGAGTAAAAACCACCATAGTCACCACTCCTCTAAATGCCCCAATAATCTCCAAAGCCACCCAATCAAGTAAAACCTGCTCCAGCGGCGTCGaagtcaaaatcaaaatcatcaaGTTCCCTTCTGTAGAAGCCGGTCTGCCAGAAGGGTGCGAGCATGTCGACTCACTCCCCTCACCAGAATTCAGGACCAATTTTTACAAAGCAACAAGCCTTCTCCAAGAACCTCTAGAGCATCTTCTGCTCCAAGAAAACCCTAGTTGCCTTGTGGCAGACGTTCTTTTTCATTGGGCAACTGATGCTGCTGCAAAGTTTGATATTCCAAGGCTAATTTTTCATGGCTTTAGTTTCTTTGCCATGGCTGCGTCAGATATTGTGACAAAGTATGAGCCGTTCAAGAACACTTCGTCGGATTCGGACCCTTTCATGATTCCGGATTTTCCTGGTGAGATTACGATGACACGAGCCCAAGTTCCTGATCATGTCAAGGAAAATATCGAAAACGACTTGACCCGGATGGTCAAACGAGCCAAGGAAGCTGAGAAAACGAGCTATGGAATTGTTGTGAACAGTTTCTATGAGCTCGAATCGGTTTATGCAGATTATTACAGAAACGTGCTTGGGATGAAAGCTTGGCATATTGGCCCTGTTTCTCTATGCAATAGAAACAATGAAGAAAAGGCACTTAGAGGAAAAGCAACTTCCATCAACGAGCACGATTTCTTGAAGTGGCTTGAGTCAAAAGAACCTAATTCggttgtttatgtatgttttggaAGCGTGGCTAAATTCAATGCCTCTCAGCTTAAGGAGATTGCAATGGGGCTTGAGGCTTCTGGGCACGACTTCATTTGGGTTGTGAGGGCCGGACAAGATTATGACATGGAGAAAGAGGAGTGGCTACCAGAAGGGTTTGAGGATCGGATGGAAGGGAGAGGACTAATCATAAGAGGGTGGGCCCCGCAGGTTCTGATTCTTGATCATGGGGCAGTTGGCGGGTTTGTGACTCACTGTGGGTGGAACTCGACGTTGGAAGGGATCGCTTCCGGGTTGCCGATGGTGACGTGGCCGGTGGCGGCCGAGCAGTTTTACAACGAGAAGCTGGTGACCCAAGTGCTGAAAATTGGTGTTGGAGTTGGTGCTCAGAAATGGGTTAGGGTTGTGGGGGATAGCGTGAAGAAGGAAGCTGTTGAGAAAGCTGTCAGGAGGATTATGGTGGGTGTGGAAGCACAGGAAATGAGAAGCAGAGCTAGGGAACTTGCGGAGCAGGCAAAAAGGGCTATTGAGAAAGGAGGATCGTCACACTCTGATTTGAATGCTTTAATTGAAGAGTTGAGTTCCCACTAG